From a single Osmerus eperlanus chromosome 8, fOsmEpe2.1, whole genome shotgun sequence genomic region:
- the papola gene encoding poly(A) polymerase alpha — translation MPFPTANQALAAQQTLKHYGITSPISLTLPKEADLVQTQKLTETLNPYGVFEEELELQRRILVLGKLNTLVKEWIRDISELKNLPASLIETVGGKIFTFGSYRLGVHTKGADIDALCVSPRHVERTDFFTSFYEKLKEQEEVKDLRAVEEAFVPVIKLSFDGIEIDILFARLALQTIPEHLDLRDDGLLKNLDIRCIRSLNGCRVTDEILHLVPNIENFRLTLRTIKLWAKRHNIYSNILGFLGGVSWAMLVARTCQLYPNAVASTLVHKFFLVFSKWEWPNPVLLKQPEDCNLNLPVWDPRVTPSDRYHLMPIITPAYPQQNSTYNVSASTRAVMVDEFKQGLAITDEILQNKAEWSKLFEAPNFFQRYKHYIVLLASAPTEKQHLEWVGLVESKIRILVGNLEKNEFITLAHVNPQSFPGPKEGADKEEFSTMWVIGIVFKKMEGSENLNVDLTFDIQSFTDTVYRQAISSKMFEQDMKISAMHVKRRQLHQLLPNLTIQKRRKHSTEGLRQMNDNSLDLSLDSDNSMSVPSPTSVTPTKGAPLGPPPYPGVPVSELTREAEGTRPTMTRQRSLSSSLPPSQTPPPTMGPPATKRPGSPLLEDTPAKKLKVDEEPATEMETSGETADVTPSQTPSPPLGLPAVMGSGSPQPEDPAADKLSVDEGLISEPKPEGESVDISAVDPEITEEMSQGEVNMEAQMKKMAAADLSDVPLLPSNPIPVVKNSIKLRLSR, via the exons ATGCCCTT TCCGACTGCTAACCAGGCACTAGCGGCACAGCAAACCCTTAAGCACTATGGGATCACTTCTCCGATCAGTTTGACTCTGCCCAAGGAGGCTGACCTGGTACAGACACAGAAGCTGACCGAGACCCTGAATCCCTAtggtgtgtttgaggaggaACTGGAGCTACAGCGGAG GATCCTTGTGCTGGGGAAGCTCAACACTCTAGTGAAAGAGTGGATCAGGGACATCAGTGAATTAAAG AACTTGCCTGCATCGTTGATTGAAACAGTTGGAGGAAAGATCTTCACGTTTGGCTCCTACAGGTTGGGAGTTCATACTAAAG GTGCTGACATTgacgctctgtgtgtgtctcctcgtCATGTGGAGAGAACTGACTTCTTCACCTCCTTCTATGAGAAGCTCAAAGAGCAAGAAGAAGTCAAAGATTTAAGG GCTGTGGAAGAGGCGTTTGTTCCAGTTATAAAATTATCTTTTGATGGCATTGAG aTTGACATCCTGTTTGCCCGGTTAGCTTTGCAAACCATCCCGGAGCATTTGGATCTCCGAGATGATGGACTCCTGAAAAACCTGGACATTCGCTGTATCAGGAGTCTCAATG GTTGCAGAGTTACAGATGAGATCCTCCATCTTGTGCCCAACATCGAGAACTTCAGACTGACACTGAGAACGATCAAGCTATGGGCCAAAC GACACAACATCTACTCTAACATCCTGGGCTTCCTGGGCGGGGTGTCGTGGGCCATGCTGGTGGCCAGGACCTGCCAGCTCTACCCCAACGCTGTGGCCTCCACCCTGGTGCACAAGTTCTTCCTGGTCTTCTCCAAATG GGAGTGGCCCAACCCTGTCCTGCTGAAGCAACCGGAGGACTGCAACCTGAACCTGCCAGTGTGGGACCCCAGG GTGACTCCAAGTGACCGGTACCACCTCATGCCCATCATCACCCCGGCCTACCCCCAGCAGAACTCCACCTACAACGTGTCAGCTTCCACTCGCGCCGTCATGGTGGACGAGTTCAAGCAGG gCCTTGCCATCACAGACGAAATATTGCAGAATAAAGCAGAGTGGTCCAAACTATTTGAAGCACCAAACTTCTTTCAGAGATACAA GCATTATATTGTGTTGCTAGCAAGCGCACCCACAGAGAAGCAGCACCTTGAGTG GGTGGGTCTGGTGGAGTCAAAGATCCGGATCTTGGTGGGCAATCTGGAGAAGAACGAGTTCATCACTCTGGCCCATGTCAACCCACAGTCCTTCCCTGGACCCAAGGAAGGAGCAGACAA GGAGGAGTTCAGCACCATGTGGGTCATCGGGATCGTCTTTAAGAAAATGGAGGGATCAGAGAACCTGAATGTGGACCTAACATTCGACATCCAGTCCTTCACTGACACGG TGTACAGACAGGCGATTAGCAGCAAGATGTTTGAGCAGGACATGAAGATTTCAGCCATGCACGTGAAAAGGAGACAGCTCCACCAGCTGCTGCCTAACCTGACCATCCAGAAACGTAGAAAG CATTCGACAGAGGGGCTCCGTCAGATGAATGACAACAGTCTGGACCTATCGCTGGACAGCGACAACAGCATGTCagttccctcccccacctcggtCACTCCGACCAAGGGAGCCCCACTGGGCCCTCCTCCCTACCCAGG TGTTCCAGTCTCAGAGCTcaccagagaggcagaggggaccaGGCCCACCATGACCCGCCAgcgctccctgtcctcctccctcccacccagccAGACGCCCCCTCCCACCATGGGCCCCCCAGCCACCAAAAGACCAGGCTCCCCCCTACTGGAGGACACCCCTGCCAAGAAACTCAAAGTGGACGAG GAACCAGCCACTGAGATGGAGACCTCCGGAGAGACTGCAGATGTCACGCCCAGccagaccccctctcctcccctgggccTCCCGGCCGTGATGGGTTCAGGCTCTCCTCAGCCGGAGGATCCTGCAGCAGATAAACTCAGCGTAGACGAG GGTCTGATCTCAGAGCCTAAACCAGAAGGGGAGAGTGTGGACATCTCTGCTGTCGACCCCGAG ATAACCGAGGAAATGTCTCAAGGCGAAGTTAATATGGAGGCTCAAATGAAG AAAATGGCCGCGGCAGATCTCTCAGacgtccccctgctcccctccaacCCCATCCCAGTGGTGAAGAACTCCATCAAGCTTCGCCTGAGCAGGTAG
- the LOC134025516 gene encoding adenylate kinase 7-like codes for MAEEKKEVHRTKRIFVNNIDTYSSKYIAKFLSTCIAGQSLEEVDAAVDDEDKPIQEPSLRDGTFQVVGTVGTKEGNEDTFALEQYSSSSREELLLRLLECDVVVYNISENATPELIDEATWALTAIHAQMDGWTSQKMFILVSSVMTWALSTSDDPELPFTEDDYRKKKPHPNFKEHTNLEKLLLKLGKVKKSKLTCYVVAAGLQYGMGENMFHFFFKASWQGQFEKVPIFGRGTNVIPTVHINDLAGVIQNVIDHKPKMHYFLAVDDSNNTYEDIVKAISHALGPGKINTVPKEEAYITKALTSSVLDYFSVNLRIEPALIKESFNLRWVSEAGIVENISAVVEEYKKLRHLLPVTICLMGPPAVGKSTVAEKLCKHYKLHHIKIKDTIDEKLAFLEDGLNVGLESEAEDSVSSTQDLLNALKDNMTQNDGRLEDLYVNRILRDKLNSKQCRNQGYVLDGYPKTYIQAKDLFYEQEMESMYSPTSKIPMYNKKIIPEFVFSLEASDNFLTERVQNLPEGLVEKMHYRRDEFLRRLEKYREMNVEDETVLNYFDELEIHPEHIEVKDSQDVEYTAVVEKIMKVVGSPRNYGPTPEEKEAQDRRMAKERQHTTALEAAENKRRKAAIAAKMTAQLDEWNRHVAEVKRQEYELQEARSIPLRNYLMQYVMPTLTKGMVECSKAKPDDPVDFLAEYLLRDTSQD; via the exons ATGgctgaagaaaagaaagaagttCATCGGACTAAACGTATTTTCGTCAACAATATCGATACTTATTCATCAAAGTATATTGCCAag TTTTTGTCAACCTGCATAGCTGGACAGTCCCTGGAAGAGGTCGACGCAGCTGTAGATGACGAAGACAAACCCATTCAGGAGCCTTCACTTAGAGATGGAACATTTCAAGTCGTCGGAACCGTTGGAACCAAAGAGGGAAACGAGGACACTTTTGCCCTGGAACAGTATTCA TCATCAAGTCGGGAAGAGCTGTTGTTGCGCCTTTTGGAATGTGATGTTGTGGTTTACAACATCTCAGAAAATGCAACGCCAGAGTTAATTGATGAGGCGACATGGGCTTTGACTG CAATTCATGCACAGATGGACGGATGGACTTCTCAGAAGATGTTTATCCTGGTGTCATCTGTGATGACATGGGCGTTGAGCACTTCG GATGACCCAGAATTACCTTTCACAGAGGATGACTACCGTAAGAAGAAGCCTCACCCGAACTTCAAGGAGCACACCAATCTGGAGAAACTGTTGCTCAAACTGGGAAAAGTG AAAAAGTCGAAGTTGACCTGTTATGTGGTAGCTGCAGGTCTTCAGTACGGCATGGGAGAAAACATGTTTCACTTCTTCTTCAAG GCGTCATGGCAAGGACAGTTTGAAAAAGTTCCCATTTTTGGTCGAGGCACAAATGTTATCCCAACTGTCCATATCAACGATCTTGCCGG GGTGATCCAGAATGTTATTGACCACAAGCCAAAGATGCACTATTTCCTTGCTGTAGATGACTCCAACAACACATATGAAGATATTGTGAAG GCTATAAGTCATGCACTGGGACCTGGCAAAATCAACACAGTCCCCAAAGAAGAAGCTTACATCACCAAGGCTTTGACT TCGTCAGTTCTGGATTACTTCAGTGTTAACCTACGGATCGAACCAGCCTTAATTAAAGAGAGTTTCAACCTCCGCTGGGTGTCAGAGGCAGGAATAGTTGAAAACATTAGTGCTGTCGTGGAAGAATACAAAAAACTGAGACATCTGCTT CCAGTGACAATCTGCCTTATGGGGCCACCAGCAGTGGGAAAAAGTACAGTCGCAGAGAAACTGTGCAAGCATTACAAACTGCACCACATTAAGATCAAAGACACCATCGATGAGAAACTAGCTTTTCTG GAAGATGGACTGAATGTGGGACTGGAGAGTGAGGCTGAAGACTCTGTCAGCTCTACTCAGGACCTGCTTAATGCCTTGAAGGACAACATGACTCAAAATGATG GCCGTCTGGAGGATTTATATGTGAACCGCATTCTGCGGGACAAGCTGAACTCAAAGCAATGCCGAAACCAAGGGTATGTTCTTGATGGCTACCCGAAAACCTATATCCAAGCCAAGGATTTGTTCTATG AACAAGAAATGGAATCAATGTACAGTCCCACCAGTAAAATTCCCATGTACAACAAAAAGATAATTCCAG AGTTTGTTTTCTCCTTGGAGGCATCAGACAACTttctgacagagagagtgcagaaccttccagaaggttTGGTGGAGAAGATGCATTACAGACGGGATGAGTTCTTGCGGCGTCTGGAGAAGTATAGAGAGATGAACGTGGAGGACGAAACTGTGCTGAACTACTTTGATGAGCTGGAGATTCACCCAGAGCATATAG AGGTCAAAGATTCACAAGACGTTGAGTACACAGCAGTTGTTGAAAAGATCATGAAGGTGGTGGGGTCACCCAGGAACTACGGGCCCACcccggaggagaaggaggcgcaGGACAGGAGGATGGCAAAGGAGAGACAGCACACAACGGCTCTGGAGGCAGCAGAGAACAAGCGCAGAAAGGCGGCCATAGCTGCTAAAATGACTGCTCAGCTGGACGAGTGG AACCGGCATGTGGCTGAGGTGAAAAGGCAGGAATACGAGCTGCAGGAGGCCCGATCCATCCCACTGAGGAACTACCTGATGCAGTATGTGATGCCGACTCTCACCAAGGGCATGGTAGAGTGCAGCAAAGCTAAACCCGATGATCCGGTTGACTTTTTG GCTGAATATCTTCTTCGGGACACTTCACAAGATTAA